In Terriglobia bacterium, a genomic segment contains:
- a CDS encoding nuclear transport factor 2 family protein, whose protein sequence is MQRFISSAFFAAVFGTVLVAALPSRTVVAAGVDRFAVTEIEDQAVRQADHALLQAIAKGDKPAADALLDADFTWTDHTGKTRTRAEILQDLPALAAESDTDLQVRDYDQVILVRGAHRISSRNLGVRFVRAWVKRPAGWRVLVYQETKIAEHVPEHRQGFGSPSGGAPVDCDNPCQTVPYKPEDPAAREVVAMWQAVERSVLDNDVDAWIPNFTDDFIFVTPDGGPPLDKADRIAMIKELKRTSTVLIPPKVQSMQVWPFGNSAVMRSEHRPRSGKTLHVTRVFVKREGHWQIAFGQQTTMEPSPSASQ, encoded by the coding sequence ATGCAACGCTTCATCTCCTCGGCCTTCTTCGCCGCCGTCTTCGGCACTGTCCTTGTTGCCGCTCTCCCCAGCCGCACCGTTGTTGCTGCCGGCGTTGACCGTTTCGCGGTCACAGAAATAGAGGACCAGGCCGTGCGACAAGCCGACCACGCTCTGCTCCAGGCCATCGCCAAGGGCGACAAACCCGCGGCCGACGCCCTGCTCGACGCAGATTTCACCTGGACGGACCACACCGGGAAAACCCGGACCAGGGCCGAGATCCTTCAGGATTTGCCGGCGCTCGCCGCGGAGAGCGACACGGATCTGCAAGTGCGCGATTATGATCAGGTCATCCTGGTTCGCGGCGCACACCGCATTTCCTCCCGGAATCTTGGCGTGCGTTTTGTGCGCGCCTGGGTCAAGCGGCCCGCGGGCTGGCGTGTCCTCGTCTATCAGGAAACCAAAATTGCCGAGCACGTCCCGGAGCACAGACAGGGCTTCGGCTCCCCGAGCGGCGGCGCCCCGGTCGACTGCGACAATCCCTGCCAGACCGTCCCCTACAAACCGGAAGATCCGGCCGCGCGGGAAGTGGTCGCCATGTGGCAGGCCGTGGAGCGCAGCGTCCTGGATAATGACGTGGACGCCTGGATCCCCAATTTCACCGACGACTTTATTTTCGTCACCCCCGACGGCGGTCCGCCCCTCGACAAGGCCGACCGCATCGCCATGATCAAGGAGCTGAAGCGCACTTCGACCGTGCTGATCCCGCCCAAGGTGCAGTCCATGCAGGTGTGGCCTTTTGGCAATTCGGCGGTCATGCGCTCCGAACACCGGCCGCGCAGCGGCAAGACCCTCCACGTCACCCGCGTCTTCGTCAAGCGCGAAGGGCACTGGCAGATCGCCTTCGGCCAGCAGACCACGATGGAACCGTCCCCCAGCGCAAGCCAATAG